The genomic region GACGCCATGCTCGGCCAGATACTTGGTGACGATGGCGGCGGGAATGCCAATCTCGTCGGAAAATGCGCCATCTACATCCAATCCCGGCGTGATAATGGTGGCCTTGATCGGGTCGAGCATGTTGAAACCTTCGGCGAGATTGCCGAAGCCGTGCCAGCGTTCGCCAGCCTTGAGCATCCAGGCGGCGCGCTCTTCGATACCTTCCTCGGAGAGGTCGTCTGGCCCCCACACCTTGAACCACCAGTCACTACCCCACTCTTCGTCCACCTTACGCATCGCGCGGCGGAAATCAAGGGCTTCCATGATGGACTCCTCCACCAAGGCAGTGCCGCCCGGCGCTTCCATCATGGCGGCGGCGACATCGCAACTGGCAATGATGGAATATTGCGGGCTGGTCGAGGTATGCATCAGATAAGCTTCGTTGAACAGGTCGCGATCAAGCTGTATGTCCTGTGCGTCCTGCACCAAGATTTGCGATGCCTGGCTGAGGCCGGCCAGCAGTTTGTGGGTGGATTGGGTGGAAAACACCATGGACTGCTTGCAGCGCGGACGGTCGGCTCCAATCGCGTGATAATCGCCATAGAAGTCATGGAACGTGGCGTGCGGCAGCCAGGCTTCGTCGAAATGCAGGGTATCGATCTTGCCATCCAGCATTTCCTTGATTTCCTCGACATTGTAGAGCACGCCATCGTAAGTGGACTGAGTGATGGTCAGCACGCGCGGTTTGACATTCTTGTCCCCAATGAAGGGGTTGGCTTCCAGTTTTTTCTGGATGTTCTCCCAGGAGAACTCTGCCTTGGGGATTGGCCCGATGATGCCGAAATGGTTGCGGGTCGGCATCAGGAAGATGGGAATCGCGCCGGTCATGATGATGGAGTGCAATACCGACTTGTGGCAATTGCGGTCCACGATCACTACGTCACCCGGCGCCACAGTGGAATTCCAGACGATCTTGTTGGAGGTGGATGTGCCGTTGGTGACGAAGTAGAGGTGGTCGCAATTGAAGATGCGGGCTGCATTGCGTTCGGAAGCCGCCACCGGGCCGGTATGATCGAGCAACTGTCCTAGCTCGTCCACTGCATTGCAGACGTCGGCGCGCAACATGTTCTCGCCGAAGAACTGGTGAAACATCTGGCCGACCGGTGATTTGAGGAAAGCGACGCCGCCGGAGTGTCCGGGACAGTGCCAGGAATATGAGCCGTCCGCCGCATAATGAGTGAGTGCACGGAAGAAGGGCGGCGGCAGGCTGTCCAGGTAGGCGCGCGCCTCACGTACAATATACTTGGCGACGAACTCAGGCGTATCCTCGAACATATGGATAAAACCGTTCAGTTCACGCAGGATTGCATTCGGGATATGGCGCGATGTGCGGGTTTCGCCATGCAGGAAGATGGGAATTTCCTCATTGCGGAAGCGGATTTCATCCACGAAATTACGCAGGTTCTCCAGCGCTTCCGGGGATTCTTCAATGAATTCCTCATCGTCTATCGACAGGATAAAGGCAGAAGCACGGCTTTGCTGCTGGGCAAACGAAGTCAGGTCGCCGTAACTGGTGACACCGAGCACCTCGAAGCCTTCATTTTCAATGGCCTTGGCCAGCACGCGGATGCCCAGGCCGGAAGAGTTTTCTGAACGGAAGTCCTCGTCAATGATGACGACAGGGAAACGGAATTTCATGAGGCCTCCTGAAGGCATACAGGGCCTGCTGCCACATTGTTCATGGAGAACATGGCAACAGACCCCTCATTAAAAAAAGCGCAATATAGCATAATCACTCGCGATGCATATGACCGCGAAGCGTGCGTTGCGGTCAGATCTTGGGCAGGGTGACTCCTACCTGGCCCTGGTATTTGCCACCCCTGTCCTTGTAAGAAATTTCACATTCTTCGTCAGACTCAAAAAAGAGCACCTGGGCGCAGCCTTCTCCCGCATAAATCTTGGCCGGCAACGGGGTGGTATTGCTGAATTCCAGTGTGACATAGCCCTCCCATTCGGGCTCGAACGGGGTAACGTTGACGATAATCCCGCAGCGCGCATAAGTGGATTTTCCGAGACACACGGTCAGAACGCTGCGCGGAATGCGGAAGTATTCAACCGTACGGGCCAGGGCAAATGAGTTAGGCGGGATAATACAGAAATCGTTCTTGAATTCGACAAATGAGTTGGGATCGAAATTCTTGGGGTCGACAATCGTGCTGTTGATGTTGGTGAAGACCTTGAACTCATCTGCGCAACGGATATCGTATCCATAGCTCGAGGTGCCATAGGAGACGATCTTCTCGCCATTCACTTGGCGGATCAGGTTGGGCTCGAACGGCTCGATCATGCCATGCTGTGCTGCCATGCGGCGTATCCATTTATCGGATTTAATGCTCATTGCAATCTCTTTCGCTGAAAGACAAAAAGCGGAGTGTATGCACTCCGCTTTGGTTCGTCATTTAAGATGAAATTATTTTTTATCGCCACCCAGCGCAATACTGTAGCGCCAGAATTGGTCCTCATGCTCGAATATGACCTTGGACGCTTCAGGGTCACTGCTGCCGGCAGGATACTGGTGTACAGGCTTGCGGTCCTTGGCCCAAGCCTCGATGACAGGATCCACTAAGCGCCACTGGGCTTCCACTTCGCTGATGTGCAGGTAGAGCGAGTTATCCCCTTCCATTAGGTTCAGCAGCAGGGCCTCGTAAGCATCGATGGTTTCATCACCTTCCTGGCGGTTGGCGCCGTCGAGCTCAATCGTGCGGGTCGCGATATCCAAGCCGGGAATCTTGGACTGGATTTCAAACTTGATGCATTCTCTCGGCTGGATGCCGATGATGAGCCAGTTCTGATCCTGCCCGTTGCCCAGTTGCAGCGGTGCTTTCTTGAAGCGGATCGCAATGCGGGTATCTGCCTCGTGAAGGCGCTTGGCCGTGCGGATGTAGAATGGCACGCCTTCCCAGCGTGGGTTGTCGATGAACAGCTTGAGCGCGGCGTAGGTTTCCACCACACTGCTGTCGTCGCCGAGTTCTTCCAGATAGCCAGGCACTTTTTCACCCTTGATTTCACCGGACGAATATTGTGCGCGGAATGCGTATTTTTCCAGCTCGTCGACCGGAATAGGGCGAATGGCTTCCAGGACCTTGATCTTCTCGGCGCGGATGTCGTCCGGATTCAGCGAGGCTGGTTGTTCCATGGCGGTCAGCGCCAATGTCTGTAACACATGGCTCTGAATCATGTCGCGCAGCGCGCCGGTAGCATCGTAGAACTGGGTGCGCTCGCCAACCCCGAGTTGTTCGGTATTGGTGATCTGCACATGATCGATGTAGTCCTTGTTCCACAAAGGTTCGAGGATGGTATTGGCAAAACGTTGCAGCATGATGTTCTGCAAGGCGGATTTACCAAGGTAGTGGTCAATGCGGTATATCTGGCTTTCCTTGAGGTGCTTGGTGATCGAGGACTGCAGCTCTTGAGCGCTCTTCAGATCAGTGCCGAATGGTTTCTCGACGACAACGCGACGCCAGTATTTGCCTTCCTCGGTCAATCCAACGCTGGCGAGCTGGTCAACAATCGCTGCAAAATCAGATGGCCGTACAGAAAGGAAATAGGCCAAGTTTTGCGGGAAGATAGCCTCGTCCGATAAGGTTTCCTTCAGGCGGGTGAAGGAGCTGGGGTCATCAGGCGGATTGGCATGGTAATGATGGCGCTCGATAAAGCGCTTGAACACTGCCTGGTCATAGCCCTTGGGGAACTTGGCATCCAGCATGCTCTTGATGTCTGCAAGCCAGTCCTCGCGAGAAACCTGGCTGCGGCCAACGGAGAGGATGGCCATTTTCTCAGGCAGGCGACCAGCCTGGTCAAGACGGAATAGTCCAGGCATGAGCTTGATGCGGGAGAGGTTGCCGCTCGCACCAAACAGAACAAGGGTACAGGGGTCTATGACTTTCATTCAGTGTTCTCTAATTTTGGGTTGGTCATGACGACCATGCAGGGGACATGGCCGTCGCATTGCTTACTTGGTTTTGACGGCATGTCCGCCAAAGGCGTTGCGCATCATGGATAGCAGCTTGTAGCTGTAGCCAGTATCCTCCTGGCTGGCGAAGCGCATTTGCAATGCCAGGGTCAGCACAGGGGCGGCAACACCCTGGTCAACAGCCTCGACCACTGTCCAGCGGCCTTCGCCGGAATCTGCAACGTATGGTGCAATCGCGGACAACTCCTGATCGTGCGCCAGCGCTTCCGCTGTCAGGTCGAGTAGCCAGCTGCGGACGACAGAACCATGGCGCCAAAGCTCCGTGATCTGCGCGAGGTCAAGGTTGAACTCTTCCTTGCCCTTGAGCAGGTCGAGGCCTTCGGCAAATGCCTGCATCATGCCGTACTCAATCCCGTTGTGGATCATCTTGGTGAAGTGGCCGGAGCCGACTGGTCCGACATGCGCCCAGCCGCGATCTGCATGTGCGAGCGCCTGCATGATGGGCACCACGGCATCGGCAGCATCCTTGCTCCCGCCATACATCAGGCAGTAGCCATTATCTAGGCCCCAGATGCCGCCGGAGGTACCACAGTCAATGAATTCAATGCCGTGCTCGGCCAGCCAAGCGCCGCGGCGCTGACTATGTTTGTAATTCGAGTTTCCGCCATCAACGATGATGTCGCCTTTGCTCAACAAGGGGACAAGGTCCTTGATCTGGTTTTCGGTGATGTCGCCGCTAGGCAGCATGATCCACACAATTTTCCGGGGTTCCCCCGACAGCTTGGAGACAGCATCCTCGACAGAGCTGGCAGGAATCATGCCGTTAGTCAGGGAAATCTGGTTGACCGCATCCTGATTAAAGTCGAAGCCTACGACTTCGATGCCATGTTTAAGGAGACGGCGTGCCATGTTGCCGCCCATTTTTCCCAAGCCGATAATTGCAAGTTTCATTGAATTTTTTCCTTGATGAGGATCATGCCATCTTTACTCCGTGGCGCTTCCTTTTGGGCAAGGCCATTGAGATTGAGATGGGTGGGGGTTGATAATGTTAGAATTCTCAAGATATAGCCCGGTAATTATAACGTGAAGGTTTTATATCATGCAAAATACAACACAGTCCCTGATGATTAATGATCAGGTAAGCCGATGGCAAGTGTACACGGCGCAGGAAGCGTTATACAGCAGTGCCGTCAAGCATATCGAGGAAGCCGCGCGCAACGCTATCGCCGGTCACGGCAAGTTCAGCATTGTGCTCGCGGGCGGTAGTACGCCCAAGAGCATCTACCAGTTGCTACCGAAGATCGATACCGACTGGAGCAAGTGGCATGTGTTCTATGGTGATGATCGTTGCCTGCCACCCGAGCATGAAGAGCGCAACAGTTTGATGGCGCATGAAGCCTGGCTCAAGCATGTGGCCATCCCTTCATCCCAGATTCACGATATCCCAGCAGAACGTGGCCCGGTGGAAGCGGCACATGCGTACAATCAGACATTGGCAGCGGTGGGAGAGTTTGATCTCGTGTTGCTGGGCTTGGGGGAAGATGGCCACACGGCCAGCCTATTCCCAGGCCATACCTGGGATGATACACAGTCCGCAGTGCCGGTGTTTGGTGCACCCAAGCCGCCGCCAGAGCGGGTTTCCCTTACGGCTGCACGCCT from Methylobacillus flagellatus KT harbors:
- the pgl gene encoding 6-phosphogluconolactonase produces the protein MQNTTQSLMINDQVSRWQVYTAQEALYSSAVKHIEEAARNAIAGHGKFSIVLAGGSTPKSIYQLLPKIDTDWSKWHVFYGDDRCLPPEHEERNSLMAHEAWLKHVAIPSSQIHDIPAERGPVEAAHAYNQTLAAVGEFDLVLLGLGEDGHTASLFPGHTWDDTQSAVPVFGAPKPPPERVSLTAARLSQSREVIFFVTGAGKQEAVDNWRRGEPIPASLIKPKNGVDVYIFGVNL
- the zwf gene encoding glucose-6-phosphate dehydrogenase; its protein translation is MKVIDPCTLVLFGASGNLSRIKLMPGLFRLDQAGRLPEKMAILSVGRSQVSREDWLADIKSMLDAKFPKGYDQAVFKRFIERHHYHANPPDDPSSFTRLKETLSDEAIFPQNLAYFLSVRPSDFAAIVDQLASVGLTEEGKYWRRVVVEKPFGTDLKSAQELQSSITKHLKESQIYRIDHYLGKSALQNIMLQRFANTILEPLWNKDYIDHVQITNTEQLGVGERTQFYDATGALRDMIQSHVLQTLALTAMEQPASLNPDDIRAEKIKVLEAIRPIPVDELEKYAFRAQYSSGEIKGEKVPGYLEELGDDSSVVETYAALKLFIDNPRWEGVPFYIRTAKRLHEADTRIAIRFKKAPLQLGNGQDQNWLIIGIQPRECIKFEIQSKIPGLDIATRTIELDGANRQEGDETIDAYEALLLNLMEGDNSLYLHISEVEAQWRLVDPVIEAWAKDRKPVHQYPAGSSDPEASKVIFEHEDQFWRYSIALGGDKK
- a CDS encoding arginine/lysine/ornithine decarboxylase yields the protein MKFRFPVVIIDEDFRSENSSGLGIRVLAKAIENEGFEVLGVTSYGDLTSFAQQQSRASAFILSIDDEEFIEESPEALENLRNFVDEIRFRNEEIPIFLHGETRTSRHIPNAILRELNGFIHMFEDTPEFVAKYIVREARAYLDSLPPPFFRALTHYAADGSYSWHCPGHSGGVAFLKSPVGQMFHQFFGENMLRADVCNAVDELGQLLDHTGPVAASERNAARIFNCDHLYFVTNGTSTSNKIVWNSTVAPGDVVIVDRNCHKSVLHSIIMTGAIPIFLMPTRNHFGIIGPIPKAEFSWENIQKKLEANPFIGDKNVKPRVLTITQSTYDGVLYNVEEIKEMLDGKIDTLHFDEAWLPHATFHDFYGDYHAIGADRPRCKQSMVFSTQSTHKLLAGLSQASQILVQDAQDIQLDRDLFNEAYLMHTSTSPQYSIIASCDVAAAMMEAPGGTALVEESIMEALDFRRAMRKVDEEWGSDWWFKVWGPDDLSEEGIEERAAWMLKAGERWHGFGNLAEGFNMLDPIKATIITPGLDVDGAFSDEIGIPAAIVTKYLAEHGVIVEKTGLYSFFIMFTIGITKGRWNTMVTALQQFKDDYDKNQPLWKVLPEFVAKHPRYERIGLRELCTQIHEIYKANDVARLTTEMYLSNMVPAMKPTDAFAKVAHRKIDRVLIDELEGRITAVLLTPYPPGIPLLIPGERFNKVIINYLRFARDFNERFPGFETDVHGLVKEIVDGKAHYYVDCVAN
- the gnd gene encoding phosphogluconate dehydrogenase (NAD(+)-dependent, decarboxylating); this translates as MKLAIIGLGKMGGNMARRLLKHGIEVVGFDFNQDAVNQISLTNGMIPASSVEDAVSKLSGEPRKIVWIMLPSGDITENQIKDLVPLLSKGDIIVDGGNSNYKHSQRRGAWLAEHGIEFIDCGTSGGIWGLDNGYCLMYGGSKDAADAVVPIMQALAHADRGWAHVGPVGSGHFTKMIHNGIEYGMMQAFAEGLDLLKGKEEFNLDLAQITELWRHGSVVRSWLLDLTAEALAHDQELSAIAPYVADSGEGRWTVVEAVDQGVAAPVLTLALQMRFASQEDTGYSYKLLSMMRNAFGGHAVKTK
- the dcd gene encoding dCTP deaminase; translated protein: MSIKSDKWIRRMAAQHGMIEPFEPNLIRQVNGEKIVSYGTSSYGYDIRCADEFKVFTNINSTIVDPKNFDPNSFVEFKNDFCIIPPNSFALARTVEYFRIPRSVLTVCLGKSTYARCGIIVNVTPFEPEWEGYVTLEFSNTTPLPAKIYAGEGCAQVLFFESDEECEISYKDRGGKYQGQVGVTLPKI